One window of the Flavobacteriaceae bacterium YJPT1-3 genome contains the following:
- a CDS encoding PspC domain-containing protein, giving the protein MNKTVNINLAGLFFYIDEDAYAKLQRYLAAIKRSFTGAQGQDEIIADIEARIAELFSEKISHERQVIGLEELDQVIAIMGQPEDYAVDEEIFEDEPIHKQKAYRESKKLFRDTDNSYIGGVSSGLGHYLGIDPLWIRLGMILIVLLGFGFPILLYFLLWILVPEAKTTSEKLAMTGKPVNIDNIQQKVKEGFGNVADSVKNVDYEKAGRKARDGARSVFTRLGEVFLFLLKIIGKIIGVFLILVGGATVIGLFVGLFTAGTLDAFDGALMEQFHMMNTTGTPFWLVSLLLFLAIGIPFFFLFYLGLKIVVGNLKSMPLAGKLTFLGLWLIAVITLGVLGIRQAAYTGFEGEVSSTTELNLRPSDTLRLEMAGNQTINDGAYRSSNIKIFSVDGQRKLYGRDVRLIVRTSKDSISRIQINKRAQGGNWDEGKALAQDIEYNYKLDGNTLLLDGFYLTDVDNRYREQEVTVILTLPEGMTLYADENTYSYHRNSSRYRDLLDNGQEEEYLIMRDGDLVCPSCDEDIEDEDEWNYRSYENNDTPDWEEEDEPIDVRRDQSSPVSTDSING; this is encoded by the coding sequence ATGAACAAGACAGTTAACATAAATTTAGCCGGCCTATTTTTCTATATAGATGAAGATGCTTACGCCAAGCTGCAACGCTATCTTGCTGCCATAAAACGTTCATTCACCGGCGCCCAGGGGCAGGATGAGATCATTGCCGATATTGAAGCGCGCATCGCTGAATTGTTCAGCGAGAAGATCTCTCATGAACGTCAGGTCATCGGTCTGGAAGAACTGGACCAGGTTATCGCGATCATGGGGCAGCCGGAAGACTACGCTGTGGACGAAGAAATCTTTGAAGATGAGCCCATCCATAAGCAAAAAGCTTATCGGGAAAGCAAGAAATTATTCCGGGATACGGATAATAGCTATATCGGCGGAGTGTCCAGCGGACTTGGTCATTACCTGGGAATTGACCCCTTGTGGATACGCCTGGGCATGATCCTGATCGTCCTGCTTGGATTCGGATTTCCCATTCTCCTGTATTTCCTACTCTGGATCTTAGTACCTGAAGCCAAAACCACTTCAGAGAAATTGGCCATGACGGGAAAGCCGGTTAACATTGATAATATTCAGCAAAAAGTAAAAGAGGGATTTGGAAATGTTGCCGACAGTGTCAAGAATGTAGACTATGAAAAAGCGGGCAGAAAAGCTCGTGACGGAGCCCGCTCTGTGTTTACCCGATTGGGAGAAGTCTTTCTTTTCCTATTGAAGATCATCGGAAAGATCATTGGTGTATTCCTGATCCTTGTGGGTGGAGCCACGGTGATCGGTCTATTTGTCGGACTGTTTACCGCCGGTACTCTGGATGCCTTTGACGGAGCACTTATGGAGCAATTTCATATGATGAATACTACCGGAACCCCCTTTTGGCTGGTGTCGCTATTGCTGTTTCTCGCCATCGGAATTCCGTTCTTCTTCCTGTTCTATTTGGGATTAAAGATCGTGGTAGGAAATTTGAAGTCCATGCCCCTGGCGGGAAAGCTGACCTTTCTCGGACTTTGGCTGATTGCAGTGATCACCCTGGGTGTACTGGGAATACGTCAGGCTGCCTATACCGGGTTTGAAGGGGAGGTATCCTCCACTACCGAATTGAATCTCCGGCCATCAGATACCTTGCGGTTGGAAATGGCCGGTAATCAAACCATCAACGACGGTGCCTACCGCTCGAGCAATATTAAAATCTTTAGTGTGGATGGCCAACGCAAGCTTTATGGACGTGACGTTCGTCTTATCGTAAGAACATCTAAGGACAGTATATCTCGAATTCAGATCAACAAGCGAGCCCAGGGCGGAAACTGGGACGAAGGGAAAGCCCTTGCTCAAGACATAGAATACAATTATAAACTCGACGGAAATACACTCCTTCTGGATGGTTTTTACCTTACGGATGTGGATAATCGCTATCGCGAACAGGAAGTAACGGTCATTCTGACCCTCCCGGAAGGAATGACGCTTTATGCCGATGAAAATACCTACTCCTACCATCGCAACAGCAGTCGCTATCGAGACCTGCTGGATAATGGTCAGGAAGAGGAATACCTGATCATGCGCGATGGAGACTTAGTCTGCCCTTCCTGTGACGAGGATATTGAAGACGAAGATGAATGGAATTACCGCTCCTACGAGAATAATGATACTCCTGACTGGGAAGAAGAGGATGAGCCTATTGATGTGCGTCGCGATCAATCTTCCCCGGTGAGTACAGACAGTATAAACGGTTAG
- a CDS encoding PadR family transcriptional regulator, protein MKIENTKAQMRKGVLEYCILSVLKDEDAYVAEILETLKEAKLLVVEGTIYPLLTRLKNAGLLSYRWEESTGGPPRKYYGLTETGKHFLNELTTTWDDLQGAVQLVTKRKNK, encoded by the coding sequence ATGAAGATCGAAAACACAAAAGCACAAATGCGAAAAGGCGTGCTGGAGTACTGTATCTTATCGGTCCTGAAGGACGAAGACGCCTACGTGGCAGAGATACTGGAAACTTTAAAAGAAGCCAAATTGCTTGTGGTAGAGGGTACCATTTATCCACTACTGACACGCTTGAAAAATGCAGGGCTTCTGAGCTACCGCTGGGAAGAATCAACCGGAGGACCACCCCGCAAATACTACGGGCTGACCGAAACCGGTAAGCACTTTCTGAACGAATTGACAACCACCTGGGACGACCTTCAAGGAGCGGTCCAGCTAGTAACCAAACGAAAAAATAAGTAA